From Veillonella dispar, one genomic window encodes:
- a CDS encoding pyridoxamine 5'-phosphate oxidase family protein — protein MRRQDRKVTDIDEIKSILNSTRIIHLGMMDGDYPYVVPLHFGYEFIDEVLYIYVHGNHEGKKFDLIKANPHVFIEIDGSDEALVSGGDIPCKYSSVYSSVMGRGTVTYLESIDEKVHGLQVLMDHQTNRKFAFTEAMVNSVGVVQIKVVDYTAKRRRQLEQDIIMPPLTK, from the coding sequence ATGAGACGACAAGATCGTAAGGTTACAGATATAGATGAAATTAAAAGTATTTTAAATAGTACTCGTATCATTCACCTAGGTATGATGGATGGTGATTACCCTTATGTAGTACCCCTACATTTTGGATACGAATTTATAGATGAGGTGCTTTATATCTATGTACATGGCAATCATGAGGGAAAGAAGTTTGACTTGATTAAAGCAAATCCTCATGTATTTATCGAAATTGATGGCAGTGATGAGGCCCTTGTTTCAGGTGGAGATATTCCTTGTAAATATAGTTCAGTTTATTCCAGTGTTATGGGACGAGGGACGGTGACTTATTTAGAGAGTATTGATGAAAAGGTTCATGGATTACAAGTTTTGATGGACCATCAAACAAATCGTAAATTTGCTTTTACAGAAGCCATGGTAAACTCTGTGGGCGTCGTTCAAATTAAAGTGGTGGACTATACTGCAAAAAGACGAAGACAACTTGAACAAGATATTATTATGCCTCCATTAACTAAATAA
- a CDS encoding amino acid permease yields MSDTHQLKRGLKNRHVQLLAIGGAIGTGLFLGSGRAIHLAGPSIIFAYLITGIICFFIMRALGELLLSNLNHHSFIDFVEEYLGDRAAFITGWTYWFCWLSLAMADLTAVGLYMQFWIPWLPQWIPALVVLVALLLMNLTAVKYFGEMEFWFALIKVIAIISLIIIGIIMIVTGFTTDAGVAAFSNMWNYGGWFPNGTMGFILSFQMVVFAFTGIELVGLTAGETEDPEKVIPMAINNIPLRIILFYVGSLAIIMSIYPWTAVNPSASPFVAVFTAVGIAAAAGIVNFVVLTSAASATNSGIFSTGRMIYALAKRGHAPSSMRRLTHSSVPYQATIFSAAVLLITVVLNYVMPEAVFVMITSISTFCFIFIWAMMVICHLKYRKKNPELAAQSKFKMPLFPVMNYIILAFFVFILGILALNEDTRIALLFTPIWFVILWAFYSMLNTDDEDALSEELIEMAGVKEIYKKPKKDDSDDYII; encoded by the coding sequence ATGTCTGATACGCATCAGTTAAAACGGGGCCTTAAGAACCGGCACGTACAGTTGCTCGCCATTGGCGGTGCCATCGGTACAGGCTTATTCTTAGGCTCCGGCCGTGCCATTCACTTGGCAGGTCCATCCATCATTTTTGCTTACCTAATTACAGGTATTATATGCTTCTTTATCATGAGAGCATTAGGCGAATTATTATTGTCTAACTTGAACCACCACTCATTTATCGATTTCGTAGAAGAGTATTTAGGTGATCGAGCAGCCTTTATCACAGGATGGACATACTGGTTCTGTTGGCTTTCACTAGCCATGGCCGATTTAACAGCCGTAGGCCTCTATATGCAGTTCTGGATACCATGGCTGCCTCAATGGATACCGGCCCTTGTCGTCTTAGTGGCATTGCTATTGATGAACCTAACAGCTGTAAAATACTTCGGTGAAATGGAGTTCTGGTTTGCCTTGATTAAGGTAATCGCCATTATTTCCCTCATCATCATCGGTATCATCATGATTGTTACAGGCTTTACTACAGATGCGGGCGTTGCCGCCTTTAGTAATATGTGGAATTATGGGGGCTGGTTCCCGAACGGAACGATGGGCTTTATCTTATCATTCCAAATGGTTGTTTTCGCTTTCACAGGTATCGAGCTCGTAGGTTTGACAGCTGGTGAAACAGAAGATCCTGAAAAGGTTATTCCTATGGCAATCAACAACATCCCATTACGCATTATTTTGTTCTATGTGGGCTCTTTGGCCATCATCATGAGTATTTACCCTTGGACAGCCGTTAACCCTTCTGCTAGCCCATTTGTGGCTGTATTTACAGCAGTTGGTATTGCAGCCGCTGCAGGCATCGTAAACTTCGTAGTTCTTACATCTGCTGCATCTGCTACAAACTCTGGTATCTTTAGTACAGGCCGTATGATTTATGCCCTTGCTAAACGCGGTCATGCACCAAGCTCTATGCGTCGCTTAACACACAGTAGCGTACCATACCAAGCAACGATTTTCTCTGCTGCTGTACTATTGATTACGGTTGTACTCAACTATGTAATGCCAGAAGCAGTATTCGTTATGATTACTTCTATCTCTACATTCTGCTTCATCTTTATTTGGGCGATGATGGTTATTTGTCACCTCAAATACCGCAAGAAAAATCCTGAATTAGCGGCACAATCTAAATTCAAAATGCCTCTATTCCCTGTGATGAACTATATCATCCTTGCATTCTTTGTCTTCATTCTAGGTATTCTTGCCTTAAATGAAGACACTCGAATTGCACTCTTGTTTACACCGATTTGGTTCGTTATCCTCTGGGCCTTCTACTCCATGCTTAATACGGACGATGAAGATGCTCTCAGCGAAGAACTTATCGAAATGGCTGGTGTAAAAGAAATTTACAAAAAACCTAAAAAAGATGATTCTGACGATTACATTATCTAA
- a CDS encoding helix-turn-helix domain-containing protein, with product MRYSYQFKRKAIELFYRGEWPKTPNGVTTDTFHRLIRDWVKLEQHHGPDINKNRGTNKYWTPEEKYSLVCQVLSGQGLRTVAIVAGINSGQLYQWVHKYKTLGYNGLINKPKGRPPKDCKMKVPKTISPRKLKESEYEELIRLRAEIAYIKAENEVIKKEIALREEKEAARLKAKKQRLLKRSANKAIN from the coding sequence ATGAGATATAGTTATCAATTTAAAAGGAAAGCAATTGAATTATTCTATCGAGGTGAATGGCCTAAGACACCTAACGGTGTAACAACAGATACATTTCATAGACTAATAAGAGACTGGGTTAAACTAGAGCAGCATCATGGCCCGGACATTAATAAAAATCGAGGGACTAATAAGTATTGGACTCCAGAAGAGAAATATAGTTTGGTATGCCAAGTCCTCTCTGGACAAGGATTGAGAACAGTAGCTATTGTAGCGGGTATTAATTCTGGACAACTGTATCAATGGGTTCATAAATATAAAACTTTGGGATACAATGGTCTTATTAATAAACCTAAAGGACGACCACCAAAGGATTGCAAAATGAAAGTACCTAAGACTATCTCACCTCGAAAACTCAAAGAAAGTGAATATGAGGAACTCATTCGCTTACGTGCTGAAATTGCGTATATTAAAGCTGAAAATGAAGTCATAAAAAAAGAGATTGCCTTGAGAGAAGAAAAAGAGGCTGCGCGACTCAAGGCGAAAAAGCAGCGATTATTAAAACGCTCCGCCAACAAGGCTATTAACTAA
- a CDS encoding IS3 family transposase, translated as MAKSTYYFELTKVDLVDKRNTELKDEIQKIFTEHKGRYGVRRVYQELLNRGFVVNHKRVQRLMHSMGLAGKRPKEKYHSYKGKVGKVAENIVNRDFSTTAPLQKWTTDVSQFNFSWGKCYLSPILDMNTNEIVAYDLALRPNLEQISRMLEKAFKKFTNLSGLIFHSDQGWQYQHNYFRQALKEHGIIQSMSRKGNCYDNSVMETFFGRLKTEIYYGFETEYSSFNAFSVAIEEYINYYNNKRIQKKTKWMPPVKYREASMCLG; from the coding sequence ATGGCCAAATCTACCTATTATTTTGAACTTACTAAAGTAGATCTTGTAGATAAAAGAAATACAGAGCTAAAAGATGAAATTCAAAAGATTTTTACAGAACATAAAGGTCGGTATGGTGTACGCCGTGTATACCAAGAACTTCTTAATCGAGGTTTTGTAGTCAATCATAAACGAGTACAAAGACTAATGCATAGTATGGGACTCGCAGGAAAGCGACCAAAGGAAAAGTATCACTCTTACAAAGGTAAAGTCGGTAAAGTAGCAGAAAATATCGTCAATAGAGATTTTAGTACAACTGCACCATTGCAAAAATGGACTACTGATGTGTCTCAATTTAATTTCTCGTGGGGAAAATGCTATTTGTCGCCTATTTTAGATATGAATACGAATGAGATTGTTGCTTATGACTTAGCATTAAGGCCTAACTTAGAACAGATTTCTCGTATGTTAGAGAAAGCCTTTAAGAAGTTTACTAATCTTTCGGGATTAATCTTCCACTCTGATCAAGGCTGGCAATACCAACATAACTATTTTAGGCAAGCACTTAAAGAACATGGGATTATTCAGTCTATGTCTAGAAAAGGGAATTGTTATGATAACTCTGTGATGGAAACCTTTTTTGGTAGATTGAAAACAGAAATATATTATGGTTTTGAAACAGAATATTCATCATTTAATGCTTTTTCAGTAGCGATAGAAGAATATATTAACTATTACAACAACAAAAGGATCCAGAAAAAAACAAAATGGATGCCCCCTGTAAAATACAGGGAAGCATCCATGTGTTTAGGCTAG
- a CDS encoding immunity protein YezG family protein, with the protein MKKFALTTLAVMAAVGVLAVQPADAKKVQQDPAISPIEMPMNDEIQQVNGVSKSTNKETQRLSNKLADATRVMIKKNWKTIYIKAVPTGDKAAVRFYYTDKNGQVYNGQVIRNTGLSKGKYMTGSLRQVEALQELVNHLQQNGQEVPSSIDLIITQGGYRTKTIFNYGEDTRNLPAYQQQYEKQNFPTMK; encoded by the coding sequence ATGAAGAAATTTGCTCTTACTACATTAGCTGTAATGGCGGCCGTTGGTGTGTTGGCGGTTCAGCCTGCAGATGCGAAGAAGGTACAACAAGATCCTGCAATATCACCTATTGAAATGCCTATGAATGATGAAATTCAACAGGTTAATGGTGTATCCAAGTCTACCAATAAAGAGACACAACGTTTATCTAATAAGTTAGCAGATGCTACAAGAGTGATGATTAAGAAGAATTGGAAGACTATCTATATTAAAGCAGTGCCTACAGGAGATAAAGCGGCTGTACGTTTCTATTACACAGATAAAAATGGTCAAGTATATAATGGCCAAGTTATTAGAAATACAGGTCTATCCAAAGGCAAATATATGACTGGTTCTTTACGACAAGTTGAAGCATTACAAGAATTAGTAAACCATTTGCAACAGAATGGTCAAGAGGTACCATCCTCCATTGATCTTATCATTACCCAAGGCGGATATCGTACTAAGACGATCTTCAATTATGGTGAAGACACAAGAAATCTACCTGCTTATCAACAACAATATGAAAAACAAAACTTCCCTACTATGAAGTAA
- a CDS encoding cation diffusion facilitator family transporter has translation MILQENSAARNRGITLASIKGIIGNVVLVIFKMIVGLASNSIAIILDAVNNLTDVLSSVLTIVGTKLAAKGADKEHPFGHGRIEYMTTMAIAFIILGAGIGSLKESIDKILHPEVSTFDIPSLVIIAVAIVVKVVMGRYIKAQGEKYKSDALVASGIDALFDAVITFATLVSAGLVFFFNFDIQGYVGAVISVLILKAAYDILKEMYNHLLGVRADDNLIRDIKETIAQHPNVGGVYDLVLNSYGPGETIGSVHITVPDTMTMADIHPLTKGIAVHLYKKFGINMTVGVYAENQPSVEVLEIRQALDQVVSLYTHVVQVHAFYVHEEKKVIYYDIIFDFDEEDPHGTLEKIKAEMQKRCPDYVQFAIVDTDFSN, from the coding sequence ATGATTTTGCAAGAAAATAGTGCAGCACGTAATCGGGGAATTACGCTTGCCAGTATAAAAGGTATTATAGGTAACGTCGTTCTCGTTATCTTTAAAATGATTGTAGGCCTTGCGTCTAACTCCATCGCTATCATCCTTGATGCGGTGAACAACTTAACGGATGTATTGTCCTCTGTATTGACCATCGTTGGTACAAAATTAGCCGCTAAAGGGGCCGATAAGGAGCATCCTTTTGGACATGGTCGCATAGAATATATGACTACCATGGCAATTGCCTTCATCATCCTTGGTGCAGGTATCGGATCTCTTAAAGAATCTATTGATAAAATTCTTCACCCTGAGGTATCTACCTTTGATATTCCAAGCCTCGTTATCATCGCCGTTGCTATTGTGGTGAAAGTTGTGATGGGCCGCTATATCAAGGCACAAGGCGAGAAATACAAATCTGATGCGCTTGTAGCGTCTGGTATAGATGCGCTCTTTGATGCAGTAATTACCTTTGCCACATTAGTATCTGCAGGCTTAGTATTCTTCTTTAACTTTGATATTCAAGGTTATGTTGGTGCAGTGATTTCTGTTTTGATTTTGAAAGCTGCTTATGACATTTTAAAAGAAATGTATAATCACTTGCTTGGTGTTCGTGCAGATGATAACTTAATCCGTGATATTAAAGAAACCATCGCTCAACATCCAAATGTAGGTGGTGTATATGACTTGGTTTTGAATAGCTACGGACCTGGTGAAACAATTGGCTCTGTACATATTACCGTACCAGATACGATGACTATGGCTGATATTCATCCTTTGACAAAAGGTATTGCTGTTCATCTTTATAAAAAATTTGGTATTAATATGACCGTTGGCGTCTATGCTGAAAACCAACCAAGTGTGGAAGTGCTTGAAATTAGACAAGCTCTTGACCAAGTTGTAAGCTTATATACACATGTTGTACAAGTACATGCCTTTTACGTACACGAAGAGAAGAAAGTTATCTACTACGATATTATCTTTGACTTTGACGAAGAAGATCCACATGGTACATTAGAAAAAATTAAAGCAGAAATGCAAAAACGCTGCCCTGACTATGTACAATTTGCTATTGTAGATACAGACTTCAGTAACTAA
- a CDS encoding RluA family pseudouridine synthase: MARKTHRPDDILWTVTAADIETARSEKTEVTLGAVLDTRYSRKSLVKLFEEKLIHINGHKATPKDVISEGDEIWIAMAKEKIDYEPIEMDLHILYEDDDLLIVDKPAGVTVNSKDQVSLANGVAYYFKENGIKRKVRFLNRLDRDTTGCIVIAKSGLAQSLYQQQMDDNTFEKWYMATVEGIVEADEDSLVLPMDRSTDGIHYEVNPKGKETRTDFSFLCRHSSQPVDNSVHKLVKSVDIAQENVDIELQNVDKHGVNVDKSVHNSSKCGYTEVLVRLYTGKTHQIRVAFSHIGHPLVGDTLYGAQPTGQPFQLRAQKVVFTHMRTGERITVTA; the protein is encoded by the coding sequence ATGGCGCGAAAAACACATCGTCCAGACGATATTTTGTGGACTGTCACTGCCGCAGATATAGAGACTGCACGTAGTGAAAAAACTGAGGTTACACTTGGTGCAGTACTAGATACTCGATATTCTCGTAAGTCCTTAGTTAAGCTGTTTGAGGAAAAACTAATCCACATCAACGGTCATAAGGCGACGCCAAAGGATGTTATCTCCGAAGGTGATGAGATTTGGATTGCTATGGCTAAGGAAAAAATCGATTACGAACCAATTGAAATGGATCTACATATCTTATATGAAGATGATGATCTCCTCATTGTGGATAAGCCAGCAGGTGTGACAGTAAACTCTAAAGACCAAGTATCTCTTGCCAATGGGGTAGCGTACTATTTCAAAGAGAATGGTATTAAGCGTAAGGTGCGTTTCTTAAACCGTTTAGATAGAGATACAACGGGATGTATCGTAATTGCTAAAAGCGGCTTAGCCCAAAGTCTTTATCAACAGCAAATGGACGATAATACCTTTGAAAAGTGGTATATGGCCACTGTTGAAGGTATTGTAGAAGCTGATGAAGACTCTTTAGTATTACCTATGGATCGCAGTACTGATGGTATTCATTATGAAGTCAATCCAAAGGGGAAGGAAACGCGTACCGATTTTTCCTTCCTATGTAGACATTCTTCACAGCCTGTGGATAACTCTGTGCATAAGTTGGTAAAATCTGTGGATATAGCTCAAGAAAATGTGGATATAGAATTACAAAATGTGGATAAACATGGTGTAAATGTGGACAAATCTGTGCATAACTCATCAAAATGTGGATATACTGAGGTTTTAGTTCGTTTGTACACAGGGAAAACACATCAAATTCGTGTAGCTTTCAGCCATATAGGTCACCCTCTTGTAGGGGATACATTATACGGTGCACAACCGACAGGACAGCCTTTCCAATTGCGGGCTCAGAAGGTAGTATTTACACATATGCGCACAGGGGAACGCATTACGGTTACCGCGTAA
- a CDS encoding 3'-5' exonuclease, with product MLINREQQRVIDEVEQNILLLASAGTGKTNTLAYRVAHLIEGGYAKAENILCMTFTNKAANEMKDRIQSLVGSPAKAVEISTFHSFCFFVLQQEGKRNETLYTDVTIFDEEDCKELSEPYRPGKLREMSFANIIGMVKEYRSLYGFYSDDLVGDYKRTIDRLQKEQRPAIEQQFSSFGNVLYSELHDFLNHGHEWIAAYDENLASVHGLDFTDLICGVHRLFQDPVVRERWSSRYSYISVDEMQDTGVLEYKVLEMLWEGNHVLLCGDYFQTIYEWRGSDPFRLLKQFDADFKPLKIIFYENYRSNWTLFTMAFKTLQNMFPDLVGSIYTELPRANSERKGKPVLIKGCKNSYLEGRYIYEAICALPKDANIGVLVRDNKKAQRLSDSFERLNNEKAEDERRHFMIIDEFKFFRRQEIKDVMAYFKLLMNPNDSVSAKRIIKRYVAGIGDARIAAIESPETRQVGLKLTDFMDMPIFEAEPYAKLVSGLENHEVVVYDVESTGTDTSQDRIIQIAAIRIDENGQVLETFERFINPGVPVGQSEEVHGFSDAYLKEHGEEPAIVLQAFKEFSKNAIIVGHNVNYDVTIFTNELARHNLGNPEFKAIYDTLDIYRRFYPNLPNHKLGFLASEFPINHEPTHNAMDDILATSQLLIYAVKENIVPTTTGRMVAINKYKAAFTNIASQMATLRRKAYTELPTQLLAYIMNQMGVLEYYKSHGEVAKVEHIRDLYRIMEKLDAAYEGPAGLARLNQILQMAALTAGEPAQQVRNEDRIPIITIHQAKGSEFDHVFLAGLNEGTFPSPFAIAEGREDEEKRLFYVAITRPKQELTITFEQTNIRGRAVQPSSLLNYMPRDPELVERRY from the coding sequence ATGCTTATCAATCGTGAACAACAACGCGTTATTGATGAAGTTGAACAGAATATCCTCTTGTTAGCGTCCGCTGGGACGGGAAAAACGAATACACTTGCTTATCGAGTGGCTCACCTCATCGAGGGCGGCTATGCGAAGGCGGAGAATATCTTGTGCATGACCTTTACGAACAAGGCAGCAAACGAGATGAAAGACCGCATTCAATCGCTCGTAGGCAGTCCTGCAAAGGCTGTGGAGATTAGTACATTCCACAGCTTTTGCTTTTTCGTACTCCAACAAGAGGGGAAGCGCAATGAAACCTTGTATACGGATGTAACGATCTTTGATGAAGAGGATTGCAAGGAATTGTCTGAACCGTATCGTCCAGGTAAGTTGCGAGAAATGTCCTTTGCCAACATCATCGGTATGGTAAAAGAATATCGTTCCTTATATGGCTTTTATTCTGATGATCTCGTAGGCGATTATAAACGAACGATTGATCGTTTGCAAAAGGAACAGCGTCCTGCTATTGAGCAACAGTTCTCTAGCTTTGGGAATGTTCTTTATAGTGAACTCCATGACTTCTTGAACCATGGTCACGAATGGATTGCTGCCTATGATGAAAACTTAGCCTCCGTACATGGTCTAGATTTCACAGATCTCATTTGCGGTGTTCATCGTCTATTCCAAGATCCTGTAGTTCGAGAACGTTGGAGCAGTCGTTATAGTTATATCTCTGTTGATGAAATGCAAGATACCGGTGTACTAGAGTACAAGGTACTTGAAATGCTTTGGGAAGGTAATCACGTCCTATTATGTGGGGACTATTTCCAAACCATATACGAGTGGCGTGGGTCTGATCCATTCCGTTTACTCAAGCAATTTGATGCGGACTTTAAGCCTTTAAAAATCATTTTCTACGAAAACTACCGCTCTAACTGGACGCTTTTTACGATGGCCTTCAAAACATTGCAGAATATGTTCCCTGATCTGGTAGGTTCTATCTATACTGAATTGCCTCGCGCCAATAGTGAAAGAAAGGGCAAGCCTGTTCTCATAAAAGGCTGTAAAAACAGCTATCTTGAGGGACGATATATCTATGAAGCTATCTGCGCCTTGCCAAAGGATGCCAATATTGGCGTTTTAGTGCGGGATAATAAAAAGGCGCAACGGCTGAGCGACTCCTTTGAACGCCTGAACAACGAAAAGGCTGAAGATGAACGCCGTCACTTTATGATCATTGACGAGTTTAAATTCTTTAGACGTCAAGAAATTAAAGACGTTATGGCTTACTTTAAACTGCTTATGAACCCGAATGACTCGGTCAGCGCTAAGCGCATTATTAAACGCTATGTTGCCGGCATCGGTGACGCTCGTATTGCAGCTATTGAAAGTCCTGAGACGCGTCAAGTGGGCTTAAAATTGACGGACTTTATGGATATGCCTATCTTTGAAGCAGAGCCTTATGCGAAGCTCGTCAGTGGCTTAGAAAATCATGAGGTCGTGGTGTATGACGTAGAAAGTACTGGTACCGATACGTCCCAGGATCGCATCATTCAAATTGCAGCCATCCGCATCGATGAAAATGGGCAGGTCCTAGAAACCTTTGAACGCTTTATCAACCCCGGCGTACCTGTGGGACAATCCGAAGAGGTACACGGCTTTTCGGATGCGTATTTAAAAGAACACGGCGAAGAGCCAGCTATAGTGCTACAAGCCTTTAAGGAATTCTCCAAGAATGCTATTATCGTAGGCCACAATGTAAATTATGACGTGACCATCTTTACTAATGAATTGGCACGCCATAATTTAGGTAATCCAGAATTTAAGGCTATCTACGATACACTCGATATTTACCGTCGTTTCTATCCTAATTTGCCAAATCATAAACTGGGCTTCCTAGCATCAGAGTTTCCTATCAATCATGAGCCTACGCACAATGCGATGGACGATATCTTGGCCACTTCACAGCTTTTAATCTATGCAGTAAAAGAAAATATCGTGCCCACTACAACAGGTCGTATGGTGGCGATTAATAAGTATAAAGCGGCTTTCACCAATATTGCGTCCCAAATGGCGACATTGCGTAGAAAGGCCTATACAGAGCTACCTACACAGTTATTAGCGTACATTATGAACCAAATGGGGGTTCTAGAGTACTATAAATCTCATGGGGAAGTAGCGAAGGTAGAGCATATACGGGATCTATATCGCATCATGGAAAAACTTGATGCTGCCTATGAAGGTCCAGCAGGTTTGGCTCGATTAAATCAAATTTTGCAGATGGCAGCCCTTACAGCAGGTGAGCCTGCCCAACAGGTACGCAATGAAGATCGCATTCCAATCATTACCATTCACCAAGCGAAGGGGAGCGAGTTTGACCACGTGTTCTTGGCCGGCCTCAATGAAGGAACCTTCCCAAGTCCTTTTGCTATTGCAGAAGGTCGTGAAGACGAAGAAAAGCGCTTGTTCTATGTGGCTATTACACGACCTAAACAAGAGCTGACTATTACCTTTGAACAAACGAATATACGTGGCCGAGCTGTTCAACCAAGCTCGCTACTGAACTACATGCCACGAGACCCTGAGCTCGTAGAAAGGAGATACTAA
- the recR gene encoding recombination mediator RecR yields MTNALERLVEQLRRLPGIGSKSARRLAYHLVEMPKEEVDRLVETIVEAKGATRHCSICFNLSAQDPCEFCSNPNRDQTTIMVVETSRDVIAIERSGDYKGLYHVLEGALSPMEGIGADDIRVKELIARLRDGVVQEVILATDPDVEGEATALYLARLLSPSGIKVTRIARGVPVGGDIEYADELTLGGAVVNRQEMKG; encoded by the coding sequence ATGACAAACGCTTTAGAACGGCTCGTAGAGCAGTTGCGCCGCTTGCCGGGTATAGGCTCCAAGTCGGCTAGACGCTTGGCCTATCATTTGGTAGAAATGCCGAAGGAAGAGGTAGACCGTCTCGTGGAAACCATCGTAGAAGCGAAGGGGGCTACGCGTCACTGTTCTATTTGCTTTAACTTATCAGCTCAAGACCCTTGTGAATTCTGTAGCAATCCAAACCGGGATCAAACGACGATTATGGTCGTTGAAACATCTCGCGATGTTATTGCTATCGAGCGTAGTGGTGACTATAAGGGCTTATATCACGTATTAGAAGGTGCTTTGTCCCCTATGGAGGGCATCGGTGCTGACGATATTCGCGTAAAAGAATTGATTGCTCGCCTTCGTGATGGTGTCGTACAAGAGGTTATCCTCGCTACTGACCCAGACGTAGAAGGGGAAGCGACAGCTCTCTATTTGGCGCGTTTATTAAGTCCAAGTGGCATTAAGGTAACGCGTATTGCCCGTGGTGTGCCTGTGGGTGGCGATATCGAATATGCCGATGAATTAACATTAGGCGGTGCTGTAGTGAACCGCCAAGAAATGAAAGGATAA
- a CDS encoding YbaB/EbfC family nucleoid-associated protein — protein sequence MFGKGMGNMAGMMKKVQKMQADMKKMQEELKTRTVEASVGGGAVTVVMNGEKIIESLKLNPSAVDPEDVEMLEDLVMAAVNEASKKVDDLLAQEMGKVTGGLNLPTGLF from the coding sequence ATGTTTGGTAAAGGTATGGGCAATATGGCTGGCATGATGAAAAAAGTTCAAAAAATGCAAGCAGATATGAAGAAAATGCAAGAAGAATTAAAAACTCGTACAGTAGAGGCTTCCGTTGGTGGCGGTGCTGTAACAGTTGTAATGAACGGTGAAAAAATCATCGAGTCCTTGAAATTGAACCCATCTGCAGTAGATCCTGAAGACGTGGAAATGTTAGAAGATTTAGTAATGGCTGCTGTCAACGAAGCTAGCAAAAAAGTAGATGACCTTTTGGCTCAAGAAATGGGCAAAGTAACTGGTGGTCTTAATTTGCCAACAGGTTTATTCTAA